A window of the Halopseudomonas phragmitis genome harbors these coding sequences:
- a CDS encoding argininosuccinate synthase, which produces MSDVKKVVLAYSGGLDTSVILKWLQETYQCEVVTFTADLGQGEEVEPARAKAQAMGVKEIYIDDLREEFVRDFVFPMFRANTVYEGEYLLGTSIARPLIAKRLIEIANETGADAISHGATGKGNDQVRFELGAYALKPGVKVIAPWREWDLLSREKLMDYAEKHAIPIERHGKKKSPYSMDANLLHISYEGGVLEDTWTEHEEDMWRWTKSPENAPDTPTYIELTYRNGDIVAIDGKELSPATVLAELNRIGGENGIGRLDIVENRFVGMKSRGCYETPGGTIMLKGHRAIESITLDREVAHLKDSLMPKYAELIYNGFWWSPERVMLQEMIDASQLNVNGVVRLKLYKGNVIVVGRKSDDSLFDANIATFEDDAGAYDQADAAGFIKLNALRMRIAAGKGRKLL; this is translated from the coding sequence ATGTCTGACGTGAAGAAAGTCGTCCTGGCCTATTCGGGCGGCCTGGATACCTCGGTAATCCTCAAGTGGTTGCAGGAAACCTACCAGTGCGAAGTGGTGACTTTTACCGCCGATCTGGGTCAGGGTGAGGAAGTCGAGCCGGCCCGCGCTAAAGCTCAGGCGATGGGCGTCAAGGAAATCTACATCGATGACCTGCGTGAAGAGTTCGTGCGTGACTTCGTCTTCCCGATGTTCCGTGCCAATACCGTCTATGAAGGCGAATACCTGCTGGGCACCTCGATTGCCCGTCCGCTGATCGCCAAGCGCCTGATTGAAATCGCCAACGAAACCGGCGCTGACGCCATTTCCCACGGTGCCACTGGCAAGGGCAACGATCAGGTTCGTTTCGAGCTGGGCGCCTACGCGCTGAAGCCGGGCGTAAAGGTTATCGCCCCCTGGCGTGAATGGGATCTGCTCTCGCGCGAAAAACTGATGGATTACGCCGAGAAGCATGCGATTCCGATCGAGCGTCACGGCAAGAAAAAGTCGCCGTACTCCATGGATGCCAACCTGCTGCACATCTCCTATGAAGGCGGCGTGCTGGAAGACACCTGGACCGAGCACGAAGAAGACATGTGGCGCTGGACCAAGTCGCCGGAGAACGCCCCGGACACTCCGACCTACATCGAGTTGACCTACCGCAACGGTGATATCGTCGCCATCGACGGCAAGGAACTGAGCCCGGCCACCGTACTGGCTGAGCTGAACCGCATCGGCGGCGAGAACGGCATCGGTCGTCTGGATATTGTTGAAAACCGCTTCGTCGGCATGAAGTCGCGCGGTTGCTACGAAACTCCCGGCGGCACCATCATGCTCAAGGGCCACCGCGCCATCGAGTCGATCACCCTGGATCGTGAAGTCGCTCACCTCAAAGACAGCTTGATGCCCAAATACGCCGAGCTGATCTACAACGGCTTCTGGTGGAGCCCGGAGCGGGTCATGCTGCAGGAAATGATCGACGCCTCGCAACTGAACGTGAACGGTGTCGTGCGCCTGAAGCTGTACAAGGGCAACGTCATTGTCGTGGGCCGCAAGTCCGATGACTCGCTGTTCGACGCCAACATCGCCACTTTCGAGGACGATGCCGGCGCGTACGATCAGGCCGATGCTGCCGGTTTCATCAAGCTCAATGCTCTGCGCATGCGCATCGCCGCAGGCAAGGGTCGCAAGCTGCTGTAA
- a CDS encoding flagellar protein MotY has translation MARVYLGILLSITLPVQALTFQTRMEDVQWSVAGDQFECRLSQTVTGYGEAVFVRRAGERPTFELKPWSNLMQPGPAQLYNEAPLWRPGTRSRLLGQAQVQDGPVALVAPEQQAGLMLAGLAEGLHPTIKRSSFAGSEPVRVVVSSVGYQAAWNDFQQCATGLLPINFDQASRSVVSFATGGSKLDDAARQLLDTVLIYIEADDQIKGIQLDGHSDNVGNRLDNRELSRQRVLAVQNYLIERGVDESKFSLRFHGDSFPVASNRSAEGRAQNRRVTLRLEKH, from the coding sequence GTGGCGCGAGTCTATCTGGGGATTTTGCTGAGTATTACCTTGCCGGTGCAGGCACTGACCTTCCAGACCCGCATGGAAGATGTGCAGTGGTCGGTGGCGGGGGATCAGTTCGAGTGTCGGTTGTCGCAGACTGTTACCGGTTACGGTGAGGCGGTGTTCGTTCGCCGTGCAGGCGAGCGGCCGACCTTTGAGTTGAAGCCCTGGAGCAACCTGATGCAGCCGGGCCCGGCCCAGCTCTACAACGAGGCTCCGCTCTGGCGCCCGGGCACCCGTAGCCGGTTGCTGGGGCAGGCTCAGGTTCAGGACGGGCCGGTGGCGCTGGTCGCCCCTGAACAGCAGGCCGGGTTGATGCTGGCCGGTCTGGCCGAAGGGCTGCATCCGACCATTAAGCGCAGCAGCTTTGCCGGCAGCGAGCCGGTGCGAGTGGTGGTGTCCAGCGTCGGTTATCAGGCGGCCTGGAACGATTTTCAGCAATGCGCTACTGGCCTGCTGCCGATCAATTTCGATCAGGCTTCGCGCAGCGTGGTCAGTTTTGCCACGGGTGGCAGCAAACTGGATGATGCTGCACGGCAATTGCTTGATACAGTGCTGATCTATATCGAGGCCGATGATCAGATCAAGGGCATTCAGCTCGATGGGCACTCGGACAACGTCGGCAATCGTCTGGATAACCGTGAGCTGTCCCGTCAGCGAGTGCTGGCTGTGCAGAACTACCTGATCGAGCGCGGGGTGGATGAATCGAAGTTCAGCCTGCGCTTCCACGGTGACAGCTTCCCAGTGGCCAGCAATCGTAGCGCCGAGGGGCGGGCGCAGAATCGTCGGGTGACATTGCGACTGGAAAAGCACTGA